In one Thermococcus sp. 2319x1 genomic region, the following are encoded:
- a CDS encoding nascent polypeptide-associated complex protein: MMPMKGMNPKQMQKLMKQLGIKMEELEGVKEVIIRFENKEIVIKDAAVTVITAMGEKSYQIVGKEEVREVLNIPEEDIKLVMEQAGVDYETAKKALEETKGDLAEAILKLQES; this comes from the coding sequence GGTATGAACCCCAAACAAATGCAGAAGCTCATGAAACAGCTTGGAATTAAGATGGAAGAGCTTGAAGGAGTTAAGGAGGTCATAATAAGGTTTGAAAATAAAGAAATCGTTATTAAAGACGCTGCAGTAACCGTGATAACGGCTATGGGGGAGAAGAGCTACCAAATAGTGGGCAAGGAGGAAGTCAGAGAAGTTCTCAACATTCCCGAAGAGGACATAAAGCTCGTTATGGAGCAGGCGGGCGTTGACTACGAGACCGCCAAAAAGGCATTGGAAGAAACAAAGGGAGACCTGGCAGAGGCAATATTAAAACTCCAAGAATCTTAG
- a CDS encoding carboxymuconolactone decarboxylase family protein produces the protein MECEGVQTKLKEIEELLQTLGKQHPKEISAFSRFLREVAETKALTTREKELIALALGIAAGCEWCIYLHTQKALEAGAKKEELIEAGLVAVLMAGGPALMHLIPLMRAIEAFEKEHGEE, from the coding sequence ATGGAGTGTGAAGGCGTCCAGACAAAACTTAAGGAAATAGAGGAACTCCTTCAAACACTCGGAAAGCAACACCCAAAGGAAATATCAGCCTTTTCAAGGTTTTTGAGGGAAGTTGCTGAGACAAAAGCTTTAACAACAAGAGAAAAGGAACTTATAGCCTTGGCTTTGGGGATAGCTGCCGGTTGTGAATGGTGTATCTATCTGCACACCCAAAAGGCCCTGGAAGCGGGGGCAAAGAAAGAGGAACTTATAGAGGCCGGATTGGTAGCAGTTCTGATGGCTGGGGGACCTGCTCTAATGCATTTAATTCCCCTAATGAGGGCAATTGAAGCATTTGAAAAGGAACATGGGGAAGAGTAA